The genomic segment CTAGGGGAGACAACTGCCCCAGCAATGCACTGATCCCCCTTCAGATGCAAACCCAGGCctcgattcaggaaagcatctctgcCATTCACTTCAGCAAGTGCTTTCCTGAGTTGCAGCACTGAATCCAGCCAAGGTCACTCGACACCAAGCCTTCCAACGGCTGTGAGCAAGGAGCCCAGAAACCTCAGAGCACCACGCGGAATGGCAGGCTCCAGGCACGAGCGCTCCCCCTCTGCCTACCTTGCACTCGCAGCCCATCTGGTACCGCTGGTTCAGACTCTTCTTCTGGGTGGCACTCAGGGAGTCCCAAGGGACGATGAAGTCGCACAGTGTGATGTGCATCTTGCCATTGCCTTCGGACTTGCCTGCGGAAAGGCCACACAGCGCTTTAACCTTTCTAGAGACACACGTCCCATCAGGACCTCGAGGGAGTTTGAACAGCACGAGCCCTAGGCGAGCAGCCCGCCCCTCCGGGGGGCTCTAGGGACATACTGTGCCTGGAGCACACATCAATCCCCTCCTTGGGGCACCATCCCTCTTGGCTAACGCAGTTAAACACTGCCATGTCACAAGCAGCAGACTGGAGACGtgagaagaggggaaggggaagactgACAAATCAAGGAGCCCCGGAGAAGCAGAACGTCGTTTTGACATAGAGCCACTCAGTGCGGGTGCGAGGCAGCGGattccctcccagcccccgaGACCACGCGTAGAGAATTTGCTCTAAAAAGCCCCAGGAGTTTCCCAAGTACCTGGGGTAATGTTCCACAGCAGGGACAATTCCTGGCACGCTTTCCCCAGAGCCTCAAGGCCTCAGTGCCAGGTGGCAGCGCCCTGAGTGTTTGCCAGGGAACTGTGGTgaaaatcaggacccaagggCTTTCTGGGCAGGACTAATTCAAACCCCAGGAGTCTCTCttgaggagggatagctcaggggtttgagcattggcctactaaacccagggttgtgagttcaatccttgagggggccatttacggatttggggtaaaaataagggacagtagttggtcctgctgtgaaggcagagTACTGGGACTTGATGAccagtcccttccagttctatgagataggtatatctccattttttattaatttattttattaactgGGTCAGCTCTCCTGCCTCGGATCAGCACCTTCTGTCTGCTTGGTTCTGCTCTGCAAACAAAGCCAGAAGGAAGCTGCCCTGGCCCACGCCCCAGCTGCTTGCTCGGGCCAGGTTTTCCAGGAGGCTCCAAAGGGAAAGATGGGCTGGGCGTCCCTGGAAAGGTGGCCACCCCCACTGGAGAGATCACAATGCTTGTGATGTCACACTCCAAGGGGCCACTCCGCAGCAGCGATGCAGAGGGGATAAAGCAGAGGGGGCTGTCCAGAGTCCTGGCCAGGCAGTCCAACCAGCCTCTAGGCTCAGGGCCTCCCCTGCTGTCTGCATGGATCCGGAGGACTTTATTTAGGGCTTGTTGAGAATTTGCCCCGCTCTAGGGCCTGTGTTCTGAGCGAGCGTATCCCAGGACAAGCAAGAGGCTACAGAGCAGGACACTCTCTGACAGCCCCCATCcggggagaggaggagatggaCATCACACCTAGAACCAGACACTCCAGCAGCACCAGACACTGGGGCCCACAGGGAGTGGAGTGGTCAGGAGAATGGACCAAGAGATGGATCCAGCAGAGCTCAGAGAGCTCAGGAGAAACACCTGGGTGAAGGCATGTGCGATCGCACTCACACAGCAGCCAGACTCTTCTCTGGCCCCAGGGGCACGGTGCCCTTATCCATTAGTGCCATTGGGCAAGTGCCGGACATGGAATCAGACACAGAGGGAGACTCCCGTGCTCCTGCCACTGGGACCGAGGGCTGCAGCTTCAAATGCTCCTGTGGGTTCGGCAGGACAGGAGCATTATCCCATTGCACAGACAGGGAAGCCGAGGCCGACACAAGCCCCAGGGCGCAGCAGCCGCCAATATCCGAGCTGGGGTGAGTGCTCCTGGCAGCCGACCCTGTGCTCGGAACGTGGTCATCACCCCCAAGCCAGCACGGCCTAAGCACCAGCTTGCACGCTGGTCAGGAAACGCTACCGGCTTCATTGGCTGCTATTTCCCTAGGAGCCACTAGATGGTGCCAGAAGGGCCCAGATGATCAGGGACCCTGGacgggcaggggcagagggtttgAATGAGAAGCAGGCCAGGCCAGCCCGCAGTCACGTGGCAGGGCCCTGTGGCCAGGATGGGAGCCCCATGCATGCCCTGCTCACTGCCCCAGTTCTGGCCAGGATCAGAACGGCACTAAGGCCGCTGGGAGTCCAGCGCAGGGCCTTGTGgccgggggagggcggggggaacccTATGGGCAGTGCTGCAATCCTGACCGCTTCGGAGGTCCCATGGCCACAGCAGAGAGCAAGCCCTTTGGCTGGAGCAGAATCCAGTTTCACGGCCTTTCCCTGAGCGATTCCCACAGCTCCAGGAAACCTCCCTACATGGGTCCCTGTCCCTTCGCCTGCCTCCTCCTGCCTGCACTGACTCAGGTCAAGAGAGCCTTTGAAGTGCCCCAGTGTCCTGCTTCggttccagccccagggcccacgcCAGCTTCTCCCGCCCCTGAGACAGCACTGGGGGCCATGCCAGCTCCTCCGGCAACGCACTTCCTACCTGCAATGAGATATTCCTTCTTCCCTCCGGTGTCCAGTGACACCCCGCACACAGCCGAGGAAGGAGCTGTGTAAATTAACTCTATGTCCTTGTCAGGTCCTTTAAACAtctagcgagagagagagaccgcGGTCAGACAGGTGGCCCCGCTCAGCTCCACACACGCTGTGGGAGATGGGGCCGGGAGCACACGCACGGCAAGGGGGGAGGAAGCCGAGCTCTTGCAGTGCTGGGTGGCACGGACTGGTCACGgctgtgggagctcagcacttgCAGCCCACGGAGATGGGATCCGAGGGTGGGATTGCTGTGGGGACCCCCTGACCCTGTTCTCATTCCTGCACATGCTGCGATTCCCTAGCACCCTCTTCCCACCTGCTCCCCCAGAGCCagactgccccaggctgggatcCTTACCTTTATCTGCTTGATCTCATACTGGATCCGTTTGATTGGATTCCCATAAACATCATTCCCAGAATCCACCTCTTTTCCGGAGACAGCCTTTGCTCTGATCACTGCAACAAACAGACAGGATGGGCATGAGTGGGAGAGACCCAGGAACAGCCTCCGTTCCCCAGCAGCAAAACAGGCTCGGATGCAAGGCCAGTCCCACAGCCTCAGCCttgccaagctggtcacctgtaGGTTTGGTCTCTGCCCATAGCTCCCAGGCAGGGATTGGCTCCTCCTGTTTGTGGAGCATCTAGCTTGTGCTAACAGAGTGATGCTAATGACTGAAATCCCCTTTGCAGCGTCTCATCTCTGGGTGAGCGAGTCTTTCCACTGCAGCCCATTCTAACCATCCTTTGACAACAGCCGCAGCAAAATGCCTGAAGCCTGGTCTGGAGGTAAGAAGCCATTAGCACCAGGGTGAGCCTGGGAAGAAAATGGTCTGGATTTACAGAGAAGCGTGTGAAAAG from the Chelonia mydas isolate rCheMyd1 chromosome 14, rCheMyd1.pri.v2, whole genome shotgun sequence genome contains:
- the TIMP2 gene encoding metalloproteinase inhibitor 2 isoform X1; amino-acid sequence: MSAPVPSLLAWLALLLLGRAARPADACSCSPVHPQQAFCNADLVIRAKAVSGKEVDSGNDVYGNPIKRIQYEIKQIKMFKGPDKDIELIYTAPSSAVCGVSLDTGGKKEYLIAGKSEGNGKMHITLCDFIVPWDSLSATQKKSLNQRYQMGCECKISRCPSIPCFVSSSDECLWTDWVTEKNINGRQAKHYACIKRSDGSCAWYRGMAPPKQEFLDIEDP
- the TIMP2 gene encoding metalloproteinase inhibitor 2 isoform X2, which translates into the protein MLLIQLFAQLLEPGRDGEQGDCDQSNVYAVIRAKAVSGKEVDSGNDVYGNPIKRIQYEIKQIKMFKGPDKDIELIYTAPSSAVCGVSLDTGGKKEYLIAGKSEGNGKMHITLCDFIVPWDSLSATQKKSLNQRYQMGCECKISRCPSIPCFVSSSDECLWTDWVTEKNINGRQAKHYACIKRSDGSCAWYRGMAPPKQEFLDIEDP